From Chryseobacterium shandongense, the proteins below share one genomic window:
- a CDS encoding aldo/keto reductase, protein MKFRKLGNTGEELSAIGLGCMGMSFAYGPTDEQESIKTLHKSLDLGVNFLDTADMYANGENEKLISKVLVPNRDKIFIATKFGFRFKDGKAVYSGDPGTYFDGSPEWIKKAVDLSLQRLKINEIDLYYAHRIDPNIPVEETVGAMADLVKAGKVKYLGLSEASAESIRKAHKIHPITALQSEYSLLTRDVEREILPTIRELGITLIPYSPLARGLFSNINEVQNFSDEDFRKSLPRYQEKYLENNKNLAKEINEFAQSKGVKGTQLALAWVLNQGDDIIPIPGTKRIKYLEENIAATNIELSESDLKTIDSILKKYPDVGERYSEGAMRLVNN, encoded by the coding sequence ATGAAATTTAGAAAATTAGGAAACACAGGAGAAGAGTTATCAGCCATCGGTTTAGGATGCATGGGAATGAGCTTTGCTTACGGACCCACAGATGAGCAGGAAAGTATTAAAACACTTCATAAATCGTTGGATCTGGGCGTAAACTTTTTGGATACAGCCGATATGTACGCCAACGGAGAAAATGAAAAATTAATTTCAAAAGTTTTGGTTCCGAACCGAGACAAAATTTTTATTGCGACCAAGTTCGGCTTCAGGTTCAAAGATGGAAAAGCCGTTTACAGTGGGGATCCCGGCACCTATTTTGACGGTTCGCCGGAGTGGATTAAAAAGGCGGTAGATTTAAGCCTTCAACGTCTGAAAATTAATGAAATTGATTTATATTATGCCCATAGAATTGATCCTAATATTCCGGTAGAAGAAACTGTGGGAGCAATGGCAGATCTTGTAAAAGCCGGAAAAGTAAAATATTTAGGCTTGTCTGAAGCGTCTGCAGAATCCATCAGAAAGGCACATAAAATTCATCCGATTACTGCTTTGCAGTCAGAATATTCCTTACTAACAAGAGATGTGGAGCGAGAAATTCTGCCAACGATCCGTGAGTTGGGAATTACTTTGATACCCTATTCTCCGTTAGCAAGAGGGCTATTTTCCAATATCAATGAGGTTCAAAATTTTAGTGATGAAGATTTCAGAAAATCTCTGCCGCGGTATCAGGAAAAATATCTCGAGAATAACAAAAATCTGGCAAAAGAAATCAATGAATTTGCTCAATCTAAAGGGGTTAAAGGAACTCAGCTGGCATTAGCATGGGTTCTCAATCAGGGAGATGACATTATTCCTATTCCGGGAACAAAACGCATTAAATATCTTGAAGAAAATATTGCAGCAACCAATATCGAACTTTCAGAATCTGACCTGAAAACAATAGATTCAATCTTAAAAAAATATCCTGACGTTGGTGAAAGATACAGCGAAGGAGCAATGAGATTGGTCAATAATTAA
- a CDS encoding helix-turn-helix domain-containing protein, whose product MEFNETIKGFYKRIGLDCIKTPGVGHFNVFSRENCSLITPYSRRDYYKISLIIGKGKLHYADKWIYVDRPALLFSNPLIPYSWEAEDHDQKGFFCLFTDHFVHDGNRLGNLQDSQLFRIGGTPVFFINEEQQKTVADIFMKMMNEIQSDYLHKYDMLRAYLHLLIHETMKMHPAENFETYQNASQRVASLFMELLERQFPIDSPERFLKLKSPVDYAESLSIHVNSLNRSVKEITGKTTSQQIAARIIQEAQALLKHTDWNVSEIAYGLGFEEPAYFTNYFKKQTGMSPNAVRTALV is encoded by the coding sequence ATGGAATTTAATGAAACGATAAAAGGTTTTTACAAACGAATAGGTTTGGATTGTATTAAAACTCCGGGAGTAGGTCATTTTAATGTTTTCTCGCGTGAGAATTGTTCTTTAATAACACCTTACAGCAGAAGAGATTATTATAAAATCTCATTGATTATAGGGAAGGGTAAATTGCATTATGCAGATAAATGGATTTATGTAGACCGGCCTGCATTATTATTTTCAAATCCATTAATTCCTTATTCGTGGGAGGCGGAAGACCATGATCAGAAAGGTTTTTTCTGCCTTTTTACAGATCATTTTGTGCATGATGGAAACCGTTTGGGAAACCTTCAGGATTCCCAGTTGTTTAGAATCGGCGGAACCCCTGTATTCTTTATCAATGAAGAACAGCAAAAAACCGTTGCTGATATTTTTATGAAAATGATGAACGAAATTCAGTCGGATTATCTGCACAAATACGATATGCTACGGGCTTACCTTCATCTTTTAATCCATGAAACCATGAAAATGCATCCTGCTGAAAATTTTGAAACCTATCAGAATGCGTCGCAAAGAGTGGCGTCCTTATTCATGGAATTGCTGGAAAGACAGTTCCCGATCGACAGTCCGGAAAGATTTCTCAAATTAAAAAGTCCGGTTGATTATGCCGAAAGTTTATCCATTCATGTCAATTCATTAAACCGTTCCGTGAAAGAAATTACGGGTAAAACGACAAGTCAGCAGATTGCAGCAAGAATTATTCAGGAAGCTCAGGCATTATTAAAGCATACAGACTGGAATGTGTCTGAAATTGCCTATGGGCTTGGTTTCGAAGAACCGGCTTATTTCACCAATTACTTTAAAAAACAAACCGGAATGTCGCCCAATGCAGTAAGAACTGCTCTTGTTTGA
- a CDS encoding GNAT family N-acetyltransferase gives MENITFEISPYEDELQIVIEGKKSGYMSIEIDGRLLIVYYTKLDEDHEGKGYAKMLLDELVRYAEEKDLLIDPECDFVRQQFENHPSRYKNIWHA, from the coding sequence ATGGAAAATATAACATTTGAAATATCTCCCTACGAGGATGAGTTGCAGATAGTGATAGAGGGTAAGAAATCCGGCTATATGTCTATCGAGATTGATGGCAGGCTACTGATTGTTTATTACACCAAACTTGATGAAGACCATGAAGGCAAAGGTTATGCGAAAATGTTGCTGGACGAGCTTGTGCGGTATGCCGAAGAAAAAGACCTGCTTATAGATCCCGAATGCGATTTTGTGCGGCAACAGTTTGAAAATCATCCTTCACGCTACAAAAATATATGGCACGCTTAA
- a CDS encoding MBL fold metallo-hydrolase, giving the protein MIYVLISLTVVFVLLYFTITGQEVFGSEAKGERLLKMQRSRYYKNKQFQNISHTPALAEGYSMPKVMFNFLFNKKDPHLKPLSNIPSIHTDLKSFSKDQNIFVWLGHSSYFIQTNGVSFLVDPVLSSYGSPFKFFNKAFSGADIFKPEDIPVIDYLVITHDHYDHLDYPTVKAIKDRVEKVILPLGVGAHLERWGYKPGQLIEEEWETEVNLKNNIKIIFTPARHFSGRKMRRNATLWTSYVLKTPTKKLFLGGDSGYDTHFKMIGDKYGPFDYAIIENGQYNEAWRYIHALPEDVIQASIDVRAKNIIPVHSSKFALALHAWNEPLKKVTSLAESKNLSVVLPMIGQPVDLNTAEHHFEKWWEFE; this is encoded by the coding sequence ATGATCTACGTACTTATTAGTCTGACTGTTGTATTCGTTTTGTTGTATTTTACCATTACCGGACAAGAGGTCTTCGGTTCAGAAGCAAAAGGTGAGCGATTGCTTAAAATGCAACGTTCCAGATATTATAAAAACAAACAGTTCCAGAATATTTCTCATACTCCGGCGTTGGCGGAAGGCTATTCGATGCCTAAAGTTATGTTTAATTTTTTGTTTAATAAAAAAGATCCTCATCTCAAACCGTTATCTAATATTCCTTCAATCCATACCGACCTCAAAAGTTTTTCCAAAGACCAGAATATTTTTGTGTGGCTGGGACATTCATCTTATTTTATTCAAACTAATGGTGTTTCTTTTTTAGTAGATCCTGTACTCAGTTCTTATGGATCTCCTTTTAAGTTTTTTAATAAAGCATTTTCCGGAGCAGATATTTTCAAACCTGAAGATATTCCTGTCATTGATTATCTTGTGATTACCCATGATCATTACGACCATCTCGATTATCCGACTGTAAAAGCGATTAAAGACAGGGTAGAAAAAGTTATTCTGCCTTTGGGCGTAGGCGCGCATTTGGAACGCTGGGGCTATAAACCGGGACAGTTGATCGAAGAAGAATGGGAAACCGAAGTTAATCTGAAAAATAATATTAAAATTATATTTACTCCGGCCAGGCATTTTTCGGGTCGTAAGATGAGAAGAAATGCTACTTTATGGACTTCCTATGTGTTGAAAACACCTACCAAGAAACTATTTCTTGGCGGTGACAGCGGCTATGACACACATTTTAAAATGATCGGTGATAAATATGGACCTTTTGATTATGCCATTATTGAAAACGGACAATACAATGAAGCGTGGAGATATATCCATGCTTTGCCGGAAGACGTGATTCAGGCAAGTATTGATGTTCGGGCCAAAAATATTATTCCGGTACATTCTTCAAAGTTCGCGCTTGCACTACATGCCTGGAATGAACCGTTAAAAAAAGTGACAAGCCTCGCCGAAAGCAAGAATCTTTCTGTTGTACTCCCAATGATCGGTCAGCCTGTCGATCTTAATACAGCAGAACATCATTTTGAAAAATGGTGGGAATTTGAATAA
- a CDS encoding S41 family peptidase, which produces MQKNYFFLLFLLLITACGSIRKHNERQKICIPPDKLKKDVDFAYSKIKEMHPQLFRYISKQDLDHKFDSIKNTIESPITPLQFYFKLQPVISDIREGHLSLRIPSKRISKREIKALEDKKAMFSRFDYYIQDDRLFIIRNKDSIENIKPGTEILSIDHTPVSYYIERYRKLISTDGFNTTFKPYFLKDLFFNYYVAEKGFQNQAVIETVYNGEKKNYKLIRESKSEDDLKKEKENKKRTDEKKINDYVALSDSYNRNFRFLDKDSSTAYIQVKSFSGVYSKKFYENAFEKIKNARSKYLIIDVRNNYGGSLEEIHKLYSFLSPEPYILIKPSEVNSATTPLKTNYFRKSNALQYTFKTLAYPAFFFAQTFSTYKKDGKYYYKIKADKLSKPDKNAFSGKIFVLINGASFSASSILTSKLKNDKRAVLVGEETGGANDGTVAGFYSYQTLPNSRIDLPIGLVFVQPDITPTNTKKGVVPDIPVQETMDDIIHKKDPQLEWILNEIKKEKTAN; this is translated from the coding sequence GTGCAGAAAAATTATTTCTTTCTTCTTTTTCTTCTGTTAATAACTGCTTGCGGATCTATACGTAAACACAATGAACGGCAGAAAATCTGTATTCCTCCGGACAAGCTGAAAAAGGATGTGGATTTTGCATATTCCAAAATTAAAGAAATGCATCCACAGCTTTTCAGATACATTTCAAAGCAGGACCTTGACCATAAATTTGACAGTATCAAAAATACAATTGAATCGCCAATCACACCACTTCAGTTTTATTTTAAGTTGCAGCCGGTAATTTCAGACATCCGTGAGGGCCATCTTTCATTGAGAATTCCCTCCAAAAGAATTAGCAAAAGGGAAATCAAAGCCCTCGAGGATAAAAAAGCAATGTTTAGCCGCTTCGATTATTACATCCAGGATGATCGCCTTTTTATCATAAGGAATAAAGATTCTATTGAAAATATTAAACCCGGAACAGAAATCCTGTCCATCGATCATACACCGGTTTCTTATTACATTGAAAGATACAGAAAGCTCATCAGTACCGACGGATTCAATACCACCTTCAAGCCTTATTTCTTAAAAGACCTTTTTTTCAATTATTACGTAGCGGAAAAAGGCTTTCAGAATCAGGCTGTTATTGAAACAGTTTATAATGGTGAGAAAAAAAACTATAAACTGATACGCGAATCAAAATCAGAGGACGATCTTAAAAAAGAAAAAGAAAACAAGAAAAGAACGGACGAGAAAAAAATCAATGATTATGTTGCTTTAAGCGATTCTTATAACCGAAATTTCAGATTTCTGGATAAAGACAGCAGTACTGCTTACATTCAGGTAAAAAGTTTTTCGGGAGTGTATTCCAAAAAGTTTTATGAAAATGCTTTTGAGAAAATCAAAAATGCGCGGTCAAAATATCTTATTATTGACGTAAGGAATAATTACGGAGGTTCGCTGGAAGAGATTCATAAGCTTTATTCTTTCCTTTCTCCGGAACCGTATATTTTGATTAAACCTTCTGAGGTAAATTCTGCAACAACTCCTTTAAAAACCAATTATTTCAGAAAAAGCAATGCCTTGCAGTATACCTTCAAAACCCTTGCTTATCCGGCTTTTTTCTTTGCACAAACCTTCAGTACCTATAAAAAAGACGGAAAATATTATTATAAAATAAAAGCTGACAAACTATCAAAGCCCGATAAAAATGCTTTTAGCGGAAAAATTTTCGTACTCATTAACGGAGCTAGTTTTTCAGCATCATCCATTCTTACTTCGAAGCTTAAAAATGATAAACGTGCGGTTCTGGTGGGCGAAGAAACCGGCGGTGCCAATGACGGAACAGTAGCCGGATTCTATTCGTATCAGACACTGCCCAATTCCAGGATAGATCTTCCGATAGGACTCGTTTTTGTACAGCCCGATATTACACCTACGAATACCAAAAAAGGCGTCGTTCCCGATATTCCCGTTCAGGAAACAATGGATGATATTATCCATAAAAAAGATCCTCAGCTCGAATGGATCCTTAATGAAATTAAGAAAGAAAAAACGGCAAATTAA
- a CDS encoding YdcF family protein, which produces MLKNILNVIKILAVILIIWFMGHSTFIMYDGLSDNGKNADLAVILGNKVNEDGTLSKRLEMRLKTGVQLFKAGRIKRVLVSGGLGKEGFYEGDKMKDFLVLHGVPDSLIIVDNFGNNTRASVDNSLALKKQIHFNSLIVVSQYFHVTRTKKLFRDKGFKNVSSASPDYFEWRDIYAVVREFPAYYTQ; this is translated from the coding sequence ATGCTTAAAAATATACTGAACGTAATTAAAATCCTGGCAGTCATACTCATCATCTGGTTTATGGGACATTCTACGTTCATCATGTATGACGGGCTTTCCGACAATGGAAAAAATGCAGACCTTGCCGTTATACTTGGAAATAAAGTGAATGAGGACGGAACTTTATCCAAACGGCTCGAAATGCGGCTGAAAACCGGAGTACAATTATTTAAAGCCGGACGCATCAAACGAGTTCTGGTAAGTGGCGGACTGGGAAAAGAAGGTTTCTATGAAGGAGATAAAATGAAAGATTTTCTCGTACTTCACGGCGTTCCGGATTCCCTGATCATCGTTGATAATTTCGGCAATAATACCAGAGCCAGTGTGGACAATAGCTTAGCGCTAAAAAAGCAGATCCATTTCAACAGTCTTATTGTTGTTTCCCAATATTTTCATGTTACCAGAACAAAAAAATTGTTCCGGGATAAAGGCTTTAAAAATGTAAGCAGCGCCAGTCCGGATTATTTTGAATGGAGAGATATCTACGCCGTGGTTAGAGAATTTCCGGCTTATTATACACAGTAA
- a CDS encoding RNA polymerase sigma factor — protein MASTEQEFLDKIENHKGIIFKISKMYMDDKDDRDDLFQEIIYQVWKAYPSFRGQSEFSTWLYRIALNTAIIFLKNEKKRSFISSGSYTEYKIAQEDFNNEKEEKLNAMYKAIHQLNPIDKAFIFYYLEDFSGKEIAEQMGISEGNVRVKMNRAKNKLKDILNSNKS, from the coding sequence ATGGCCTCAACGGAACAGGAATTTTTAGATAAAATTGAAAACCATAAAGGAATCATTTTCAAGATTTCTAAAATGTATATGGATGATAAAGACGACCGTGACGATCTTTTCCAGGAAATTATCTATCAGGTCTGGAAAGCATATCCCAGTTTCAGGGGACAGAGTGAATTTTCTACCTGGCTGTATCGTATTGCCCTGAATACAGCGATTATTTTTCTTAAGAATGAGAAAAAAAGAAGCTTCATCAGTAGTGGGTCGTACACCGAGTACAAGATCGCCCAAGAAGATTTTAATAATGAGAAAGAAGAAAAACTGAATGCAATGTACAAAGCCATCCATCAGCTAAATCCTATTGATAAAGCTTTTATTTTCTATTATCTCGAAGATTTCTCCGGAAAGGAAATTGCTGAGCAGATGGGAATCTCTGAAGGAAATGTACGGGTAAAAATGAACCGTGCCAAAAATAAGCTTAAAGATATTTTAAACTCCAATAAATCATAA
- a CDS encoding alpha/beta fold hydrolase has product MPFITKQDDSNVQLYYEDFGSGQPIILIHGWPLSGKSWEMQIPVLLNLGYRVISYDRKGFGKSSPSLDGYDYDGLAKDLHEIITQLELKNVILFGFSMGGGEVVRYLTNYGSANVDKVALISSIIPLVKQKDDNPDGVPQEKLDEIMQALKTDRITFLESFHKDFYNVGLLSKTVSQKQLDYDWAIASFANPIATIKCAESWANTDFRPELKNVTVKTLIVHGDSDNIVPIDTAGKQAAKGIINNDFMIIEGAPHGLNITHAEELNAIISRFLTTQ; this is encoded by the coding sequence ATGCCTTTTATTACAAAACAGGACGACAGCAACGTCCAGCTTTACTATGAAGATTTCGGATCCGGACAACCTATTATTTTGATTCACGGATGGCCGCTAAGCGGAAAATCCTGGGAAATGCAGATTCCCGTTTTGCTGAATCTGGGATATCGTGTGATCTCTTACGATAGAAAGGGATTTGGTAAATCATCGCCCAGTCTGGACGGTTACGATTATGACGGACTCGCAAAAGACCTTCATGAAATCATCACACAGCTTGAACTTAAAAATGTAATCCTTTTCGGATTCTCAATGGGAGGAGGAGAAGTTGTGCGTTACCTTACCAATTACGGCTCAGCAAACGTTGACAAAGTAGCGTTAATTTCATCCATTATCCCTTTGGTGAAACAGAAAGACGATAATCCGGACGGAGTTCCGCAGGAAAAGCTGGATGAAATCATGCAGGCTTTAAAAACAGACCGGATCACCTTCCTGGAATCATTCCACAAAGATTTTTATAATGTCGGACTGCTTTCAAAAACAGTCAGCCAAAAGCAGCTGGATTACGATTGGGCCATTGCCTCATTCGCCAATCCTATTGCCACGATAAAATGTGCTGAAAGCTGGGCCAATACGGATTTTCGTCCCGAACTTAAAAATGTAACTGTAAAAACACTCATCGTGCACGGAGATTCCGACAATATTGTGCCGATTGATACCGCAGGAAAACAGGCTGCTAAGGGAATCATCAACAACGATTTCATGATTATCGAAGGCGCACCACATGGTCTCAATATAACCCATGCCGAAGAGCTGAACGCTATCATCAGCAGATTTCTTACCACACAATAA
- a CDS encoding NADP-dependent glyceraldehyde-3-phosphate dehydrogenase gives MEPSNTPSFHEIFKSYNEIPEEYKVPEIHQREYLLNGELVVWSGDVQEIYSPVCIPTENGLQRKLLGSVPNIGPKEAMDVLDACVKAYDNGLGEWPTMSVEGRIKCMQKFVYLMIKERDVIIRLLMWEIGKTLADSTKEFDRTVDYINQTIDALKDLDRESSRFQQAEGTIAQIRRAPLGVVLSMGPFNYPLNEIFTTLIPALIMGNTILFKLPKHGVLAHYPLLKAFKEAFPKGTVNTLYGKGAEIITPIMESGKVNVLAFIGSSKVANGLKKLHPKVNRLRAILSLDAKNAAIVTKNANLDVAVNECILGSLSFNGQRCTALKLIFVQKDVAEEFTQKLTAAVAAMKPGLPWEKDVKITPLPEVNKPPYLKECIEDAKSKGAKVLNENGGFGEESFFFPAVVYPVNSDMKLYHEEQFGPVIPVVPFESIDEPIDYQVNADHGMQVSIFSEDPLEVSKLIDPFVNLVSRVNINCQAQRGPDVFPFTGRKDSAEGTLSVFDALRSFSIRSLVAAKITDSNKNLLNTIVRDHDSNFLSTDYIF, from the coding sequence ATGGAACCATCAAACACCCCTTCATTTCACGAAATATTCAAGTCCTATAACGAAATTCCCGAAGAATATAAAGTTCCCGAAATCCATCAGCGCGAATACCTACTCAATGGAGAGTTGGTCGTGTGGAGCGGTGACGTCCAGGAAATTTATTCACCAGTCTGCATTCCTACGGAAAACGGACTGCAGCGCAAACTCTTGGGCAGTGTTCCGAATATTGGTCCGAAAGAAGCAATGGACGTTCTGGATGCCTGTGTAAAAGCTTACGATAATGGATTGGGAGAGTGGCCTACGATGTCTGTGGAAGGAAGAATCAAATGCATGCAAAAGTTTGTATACCTCATGATTAAGGAGCGCGACGTAATTATCAGGCTGCTGATGTGGGAGATCGGAAAGACACTGGCGGATTCTACAAAAGAGTTTGACAGAACGGTAGACTATATCAACCAGACGATTGATGCGCTGAAAGATCTCGACCGCGAGTCGTCCCGTTTCCAGCAGGCAGAAGGGACAATCGCACAGATCAGAAGGGCTCCTTTGGGAGTGGTTCTCAGCATGGGACCGTTTAATTATCCTTTAAATGAAATATTTACCACGCTTATTCCTGCGCTGATCATGGGAAATACGATTCTTTTTAAACTTCCGAAACATGGTGTTCTGGCGCATTATCCGCTGTTAAAAGCTTTTAAGGAGGCGTTTCCTAAAGGAACAGTCAATACGCTGTACGGAAAGGGAGCCGAAATCATCACCCCGATTATGGAAAGCGGAAAGGTAAATGTCCTTGCTTTCATCGGTTCAAGTAAAGTTGCGAATGGCCTGAAAAAGCTTCATCCGAAGGTTAATCGTTTACGTGCTATTTTAAGTCTGGATGCGAAGAATGCTGCTATTGTTACCAAAAATGCGAATCTTGATGTTGCGGTAAACGAATGTATCCTGGGATCGCTTTCTTTTAACGGACAGCGCTGCACGGCTTTAAAGCTGATCTTTGTACAGAAAGATGTTGCTGAAGAATTTACTCAAAAGCTGACAGCTGCGGTTGCGGCGATGAAACCAGGGCTTCCATGGGAAAAAGATGTTAAAATAACGCCGCTTCCGGAGGTAAATAAACCGCCTTATCTGAAGGAATGTATTGAAGATGCAAAGTCAAAAGGCGCAAAAGTTCTTAACGAAAACGGCGGCTTTGGCGAAGAATCATTCTTTTTTCCGGCAGTGGTCTATCCGGTGAACAGCGATATGAAGCTGTATCATGAGGAGCAATTTGGCCCGGTAATCCCGGTAGTTCCTTTTGAGAGTATAGACGAGCCGATCGATTACCAGGTAAATGCCGATCACGGAATGCAGGTAAGTATTTTCAGTGAAGATCCATTGGAAGTTTCGAAACTGATTGATCCTTTTGTAAATTTGGTAAGCCGCGTGAATATCAACTGTCAGGCACAGCGAGGTCCGGATGTTTTTCCTTTTACGGGAAGAAAAGACAGTGCGGAAGGTACGCTTTCGGTGTTTGATGCGTTGCGTTCGTTCTCGATTCGTTCGCTTGTTGCGGCTAAGATAACAGATTCTAATAAGAATCTTTTGAATACGATTGTGCGGGATCATGATTCTAATTTCCTGAGCACGGATTATATTTTTTAA
- a CDS encoding TonB-dependent receptor plug domain-containing protein gives MKLTIPNPCHENWNQMSPAEQGRFCAVCSKTVKDFTAVPDEEIVDAFSQNSENVCGRFKTSQLNRDLQFSYINSLLAKFAVGFILTAGGFTAVKAQQCEPKRDTLDGEKIKGKVVSPIKQDSVKTRSMVVGGIHSKSIRTNVPLYVVDGKVMSENRFRKIDSQHIESIRVVRGEAAIAAYGRKAKNGAVVVTTKMK, from the coding sequence ATGAAACTAACCATACCGAACCCATGTCATGAAAACTGGAACCAAATGTCTCCGGCAGAGCAGGGAAGATTCTGCGCCGTATGCTCCAAAACCGTAAAAGATTTTACCGCCGTTCCCGATGAGGAAATCGTTGACGCCTTTTCGCAAAATTCGGAAAATGTCTGCGGGCGTTTTAAAACGTCACAGCTCAACCGAGACCTCCAATTTTCTTATATCAATTCCCTTTTGGCAAAGTTTGCGGTAGGCTTTATCCTGACCGCCGGAGGATTTACCGCTGTTAAAGCCCAACAATGCGAACCTAAACGCGACACTCTTGACGGGGAAAAAATTAAAGGAAAAGTGGTTTCGCCTATAAAACAGGATTCCGTTAAAACAAGGAGTATGGTTGTGGGGGGCATTCATTCCAAAAGCATAAGAACGAATGTTCCTTTGTATGTGGTTGATGGAAAGGTAATGAGCGAGAACAGATTCAGAAAAATCGATTCACAGCATATTGAAAGTATACGGGTGGTTAGGGGAGAAGCTGCGATTGCGGCGTATGGCAGGAAAGCGAAAAACGGTGCTGTTGTTGTGACCACGAAGATGAAGTAA
- a CDS encoding DUF6261 family protein, whose amino-acid sequence MKISLVRLSTKDLATLAQRIISNAQSGKYPVISNHPLVSTMQTSYAAYDEVYTKQIYSGKGVDVAQADRERDLAYKNLKAFLNGYRKLPTAVNQQLAEELYQVFKQFGLGLERLSYSSQTAQMKKLIEELERSENAQKITALSLTVAFNEMKSKHETFEQIFADQAEANADLRQMSSASAIRKDLEKNLKSYFNLLTAMKNVSGWELFYSDVNELVKAAKNSSGNDRENNQPKNE is encoded by the coding sequence ATGAAAATTTCATTAGTGAGGCTGAGTACCAAAGACCTGGCTACTCTTGCCCAGCGAATTATTTCGAATGCCCAGTCGGGAAAATATCCTGTTATTTCCAACCATCCTCTCGTGTCAACGATGCAGACTTCGTATGCGGCGTATGATGAGGTATATACCAAACAGATCTACAGTGGGAAAGGAGTAGATGTTGCCCAGGCAGACCGTGAAAGAGATCTTGCCTACAAAAACCTTAAGGCATTCCTGAACGGTTACCGTAAGCTTCCGACGGCAGTCAATCAACAGTTGGCGGAAGAGCTGTATCAGGTATTTAAGCAGTTCGGATTGGGGCTGGAGCGGCTGAGCTATTCGTCGCAGACTGCCCAGATGAAAAAGCTGATCGAGGAACTGGAACGCTCTGAAAACGCACAGAAAATTACTGCGCTGTCTCTTACTGTAGCATTTAACGAGATGAAAAGCAAACATGAGACTTTTGAGCAGATCTTTGCCGATCAGGCTGAAGCCAATGCAGACCTCCGGCAGATGTCCAGCGCATCCGCCATCCGAAAGGATCTTGAGAAAAACCTGAAATCGTATTTCAATCTGCTCACGGCCATGAAAAACGTATCGGGATGGGAACTTTTCTACAGTGATGTGAATGAACTGGTAAAAGCCGCCAAAAACTCCTCCGGGAATGACAGGGAAAACAATCAGCCCAAAAACGAATAA